In a single window of the Nicotiana tomentosiformis chromosome 8, ASM39032v3, whole genome shotgun sequence genome:
- the LOC138897894 gene encoding uncharacterized protein yields the protein MGSLSNIPVGERLLALDVQTLANQLVRLDVSEPSRVLAYTVTRSSFLERIKDRQDDDPHLLVLRDTVRHGGDKHITVGDDGVLRMRGRICVPNMDGLCDLILEESHSSWYSIHPGTANMHQDLRQHYW from the coding sequence atgggtagcctttcaaatattccagttggtgagagactgcttgcattggatgttcagacaTTGGCCAACCAGttagtgaggttagatgtttctgagcccagtcgtgttctagcttataCAGTTACTCGGTCTTCTTTTCTTGAGCGCATCAAAGATCGGcaggatgatgatcctcatttacttgtccttagagacacagtgcggcacggtggtgacAAGCAcattactgttggagatgacggagttttgaggatgcggggtcgtatttgtgtgcctaatatggatggactttgtgatttgatccttgaagagtcccacagttcctggtattctattcatccaggcaccgcCAATATgcatcaggacttgaggcagcattattggtag